In a single window of the Acipenser ruthenus chromosome 42, fAciRut3.2 maternal haplotype, whole genome shotgun sequence genome:
- the LOC131709308 gene encoding thiosulfate:glutathione sulfurtransferase-like: MTESDKVISYADLQTLLQNGTPDLTVIDVRTPEEVAKGKIPGSVNIPVDAVQSALSLDPASFSAKYGVEKPPKDAPHLVFHCQMGRRGNIATETALSLGYSRACNYAGGFKEWAEKSTK, from the exons ATGACTGAATCAG ATAAGGTGATCTCCTATGCTGACCTGCAGACTCTGCTTCAGAACGGCACTCCGGACCTGACTGTGATTGACGTGCGCACTCCAGAGGAAGTGGCGAAGGGGAAGATCCCCGGATCAGTCAACATTCCAG TGGACGCTGTGCAGAGCGCTCTGTCTTTGGACCCGGCCTCATTCAGTGCTAAATACGGAGTGGAGAAGCCCCCTAAGGATGCCCCCCACCTTGTCTTCCACTGTCAGATGGGTCGCCGTGGAAACATTGCCACAGAAACTGCCCTGTCGCTAGGATACAGCAG AGCTTGTAACTACGCCGGCGGGTTTAAAGAATGGGCAGAAAAATCAACAAAATGA